The genomic DNA TCAGCCGGAGTACGCGGCGGCCTCGCCGCTCGCTCCGGGTGTTCTGACTCAGCATGGCGAGTCGGAGGAACGTCAGCTGGCCGATGGCCGCCTGAGCGTCACTCGGACTGCGGAGCCCCCGGACGGCGCGGACGAGCCGCTTGTACAGCTGCGTGTCGCTGCCGTCGAAGGTGAACTCACCGTCTTCCTGCGACAGCAGGAATTGGGCGAGGGCGCTAGTGTGTCGCGAGATGCCTGCCACGTGTCATCACTCTTTCTCGTGCTTGAGGGTAGGTGGTGTCTTCCTGGCTTATATATTATAGCACGAAAATGAAAATAAGTAAATAGTGTGGCGTTTTTTGTTAGTTTTTGGCGTCTTCATTAAGTTTTAATGAACTGAGGCGACGGCACAGCTGTAGCCCCGGCATGACAAAAAAGCCGGCCCTCAAGTGGAGCCGGCTCCTGCCCTGCCCTACGCTGCCGCAGGGATTACATCATACCCATGCCGCCCGGCATACCGCCGGCAGCTGGCGCTTCCTTCTCTGGGATTTCTACGACCAAGGCACCCATGGTCATAGCCGTAGCGGCGATAGAAACAGCGTTCTGTACAGCCTCCTTGGTAACACGGACCGGATCGACGACACCCTTGGCTTTCATGTCGACCAGCTTATCCTCGGCGTCATTGACATTGAAGCCCATGCCGTCTTTGGATTCCAGCAGCTTGGCCAGCAGTGCTGCCGAGTTCTTGCCGGCATTGTCCATCAGCTGGATGAACGGGGCCTGCAGTGCGCTCTTGACCAAGCCGCGGCCAGCCTCGTACGAAGAGGTGTTGTCAGTCTTGAGCTTACCGGCCAGGTTGACCAGGGTGACGCCACCACCGGCGACGATACCTTCGGCCAGCGCGGCCTTCGTGGCGGCGACGGCGTCATCAACGCGGAACTTCTTCTCTTCAATCTCGGTCTCAGTAGCACCACCGACCTTGATGACGGCAACCTTGCCACCCAGGGCAGCGGCGCGCTTCTCCAATTGTTCCTTGTCGTATTCACTAGTGGCGTTGGCGGCCTGCGCCTTGATCTGGGTGACGCGGGCGTCAAGATCCTTGCTCTTGCCAGCGCCTTCGATGATAGTAGTCTCGTCTTTGCGGACAATCACCTTGCGGGCCGTACCGACCACACCAAGGTCGGCGTTTTCAAAAGTGATGCCCTGGTCATCGGTGATGACCGTCGCACCGGTCAGCACAGCCAGGTCCTGCAGCACTTCCTTGCGGCGGTCACCGAAGGCAGGCGCCTTGATGGCCACCGTATTGAAGACACCCTTGAGGCGGTTCAGTACCAGCGTACCAAGTGCTTCACCCTCGACGTCCTCGGCGATCAGGACCAGGTCCTTCTTGCCGGCCTGGGCCAGCTTCTCGAGAATCGGCAGGAAGTCCTGGATGCTGGCTACCTTCTTGTCAGTAATGACGATGGCCGGCTTGTCGTAGACGGCTTCCATGCGGTTGGAGTCGGTCACCATATAGGCGCTGATGAAACCGCGGTCCATGGTAAAGCCTTCCACCACCTCGGCTTCCATCTTCAGGCTCTGGCCTTCCTCAACCGTTACCACACCTTCTTTACCGACTTTGGCGATGACGTCGGCGATTAACTCACCGATTTCAGCGTCACCGGCCGAAATCGTTGCAACTTCCGCAACACGTCCCTTCTTGCTGCCGATGTCTTCAGCCAGCTTCTCCAAGGCGCTCAGCACCTCGGCACCGGCAGCCTCGACGCCCTTGCGCAGCTCCATCGGGTTGTGGCCGGCGGCAATCAGGCGGTTGGCTTCATTTAAAATATTATAGGTCAGAACCGTGACAGTGGTCGTGCCGTCGCCGGCGACGTCGTTCATCTTATTGGCGGCCTGCTTGATCAGCTCGGCGCCCACTTTGTAGCCCAGGGTCTCGTCATCGTCCTCGGGCAGGTCGACACCTTTGGCGACCGTCACGCCGTCATGGGTGACCGTCGGGTTGCCGTAGCTCTTGCTGATGACGACGTTGCGGCCGCGCGGGCCCATCGTCACCTTGACGGCGTCATACAGTGCCTTGGCTCCGCCGAGTACGCGGCGGCGGGCCTCATCGTCATAAAATACTTTCTTTGCCATAAGTATACGTTCTCCTCTGTTACGTGCGTCTTATAATCGTTTAGCTACACTTACTTTGTCAAAAGCGGCTAGGCGGTCGCCAGGACGTCTTCTTCCTTGACAATCAGGTATTCGGTTCCGTTGACCTTCAGCTCCGTGACGCTGTATTCTTTAAAAACTATCTTGTCGCCGACCTTGATCTCCTTGACATCAGGACCGACAGCCTGAACAACCGCCAATGTCGACTTTTCTTTGGCGCTATCAGGCAGCAGCAGACCGGCGGCAGTCTTGCTTTTTACTTCTTCCTTGACTGCGACAACCCTGTCGGCAAGCGGTTTGAGTGGTACGCTCATATGAAAGAACCTCCTTAAGTATGGTCATTAGTTGTCCCCTGCGCGGCATTTTTGGCAAAGCCACGAGGTGTCGTTCCCATATTAGCACTCTACCTGCATGAGTGCCAAGTGCTTACGCTGTACTTTTTATTTTTCACATGAAAAGCGCCGTCTGCATACCCCAAAAATAAAGAGAGTCCGCCGGAGCGGTAATCGAGCTGCCCGGGCGGGCGGTTCGACACTCTCTTTACGGCGGACGGGTGGATGGTTGTTGGGTCTCAGCAGTCACCGATACCCAGGAGGTGCCTCATGCTCATCTTCCAGAGCGCGACATCGAGCGCACTGAGGCCCGAGACGGGCAGGCTCGTGAGCAGCCTCAGGATGCGCCGGGCGTCCTCCTTCATGGTCGCCCCGGCCAGCTCGGCCGCGATGGTCGGGTGCGACGCCTGCAGCTGGGTTGCCTGGGCCGTCGCCTCGCTGGGCCAGGTGGCGTGTACCGAGGTATATCCCTCGGTGGCACCAACCATGGTCATGATAACCTTCTCCCTGCACCAGTGGTGCGTAGTGGATTTATCCAGAATAATACTACCTCTTTTTGATGGTTTTGCAAGCATAAAAACGTTGCGAGAATGGCAATGCATATATTGACATCTTGTAACGTTTATGATGATAATAAACGGTCATATCCTCGCCGGCACACGCCGGCCAGACGAAAGCGACAAATGACATGGCCAGCAGACGCCAACAGCGCCGCCGCCAGGACGGACACGGGCGCGAGCCCCGCTTCGACCGGCGCAACCCGCTCCATAAGGGCGACGTGCGGATCGACGAGGTGACCGGGCGCCCCGCCCTGGCACCCGTCCGCCCAGCGCCGTTGCAGCACAGCTCCCTGGGAGAACAGCTGCAGCGGCTACTGGGTACGGTCACCACCCGCCTCGCCCACGAAGGAGACGACGCGCTCCCGGACCGTGCTCTCGACGGCGGATAAACCAACCGCGCCCGACATACACCGGATACCCACCCATCAGTATCCATGTCATACAAAAAGGCGGCCCCGTGGTGTACGGAGGCCGCCGTTTCAATTGCAAACGCTTGTCTACGCGGTAATTATCGCCTTCACCCGCTCCACCAGCTCCTGCAGCGTGGCTTCATCCTTCGCTTCGGCGTTGAGGCGCAGCAGCGGCTCAGTGTTGCTGGCGCGGACATTAAACCAGCTGTCGGCGTAGTTGACCGTCAGGCCGTCAAGGTCATCCTGCTCGCCGTCGTTGAACTGACCCTTTAGGCGGGCAATCGTCCCCTCTTTGTCCGTTACTTCAAAGTTCGTCTCGTTGATAGAGACGTAGGTCTGGAACTCAGATACCAGCTCGCTCAACTTCTTGCCGCTTTCCGTCAGTACCTGCACGGCCACCAGGGCGGCAATCAGGCCGGAGTCGGCTGAAAAATTATCGCGGAAGTAGTAGTGCCCTGAGTGCTCGCCGGCAAAGACGGCGTCGTGCTTGCGCATTTCAGCCTTGATGTAGCTGTGGCCGACCTTGGTGCGGTGGCCCTGGCCGCCACCCTGCGCAATCGTCTCGCCGACGATGCGGCCGCAGATAGCGTTGTAGAGAATACTGGCGCCGGGGTTCTTGACCAGGAAATACTTGGCCAGGATAGCCGTCATGACCGTGCCGCTGATAGGCGCGCCGGTCTCGTCAATCAGGACAGCCCGGTCACCATCGCCATCGAAGGCGATACCGAAGTCCAGGCCATCCGCGCGGATCTTGGCCTGCAGGTCTACCAGCGTCCGCTCGTCCAGCGGGTTGGCCAGGTGGTTCGGGAAAGTGCCGTCCAGTTCCCAGTACATCGCCTCGACCGACAGGTGCTCCGGCAGGTGCTTCACCAGATGCGGCATGACCGCACCGGCCATGCCGTTGCCGGCATCGACGGCGATCTTGTAGGCAGGCCAGTCGGCAACGTTCACGAAGCCCAGAGCGTGTTTGACCCAGTCTTCCATGACGTCCTTCTCAGTCAGGCTGGCCTTATCGAGCGACGGGGCGAAATCATTGGCGATGGCCAGGTCACGGATCTCTGCCAGGCCGGTCTCGATGCCGACCCCGCGGGCCTGCTCGCGGCAGAACTTAATACCGTTATACTCGCCCGGGTTGTGGCTGGCCGTAATCATGGCGCCGCCGGCCAGGTTAAAGTGACCGACCGTGAAATAGAGCATGTCGCTGGCGACCTGGCCGATAGACCAGACTTCGCGGCCTTGCAGACGCAGGCCTTCGCTGACCGCTTCGGCCAGCTGGCGGGAATCCGGGCGCATGTCGTAGCCGACCGCCACGACACCTTCCGTCGGCAGCCAGTCGGCAAAGGCTTTGCCGATGCGCTCACAGCTGTCGGCGTTCAGCTCTGATCCCACCTTGCCGCGGACATCATAGGCTTTAAAGATTGCTTCATTCATAACTGTACTACTCCTTATGGGTTAAGTAGGTAAACGTATAGGAGGCCTATTCTGTTGCATTATACATGTCAAGACAAGCCCCCGGCTAGCATCGGCCGGGCCACATCCACCGTGCTATATTAAGAAATGATGAATCCCCACTTCCTCCAGACCAGCGCCTGGAAACACTTTCAGGAGGCACTCGGCCGCACCACCTTCGAGGCCAGCGGTGATGGCTGGCATTATATGGCCGTGCTTGAGCCGGGCCGTTTCAGCCGGCTCTACTGCCCGTACGGCCCTACCGCCGACAGCGCCGCCAGCTTCAAGGCTGCCCTTGCCTCCCTCAAGGTGCTTGCCAAGAAACAAGGCGTCCATTTTATCCGCATCGAGCCGATGGCACCGCTCAGCCCGGCTGCATTGCGGCGTTTTGGCGCCGTCCGTGCCCGGCACTCCATCCAGCCGCAGCACACCTGGTGCGTCGACCTGACCATCAACGAAGAAGACCTGCTGAAGAACATGAACGGCAACACCCGCCGTTTCTGGCAGCGCGGCAAAGAAAAGTACGACATCAGTTTCCGCAGCAGCGACGACCCGGCCGATATCGAGATATTCCTGGACTGCATCCGCGAAGTCGCCGATCGTACCGGCATGCGCCCGCATGACGATGATTACTTCCGCCTGCAGGCGCGTACCCTGCTGCCCCTTGGCGCCGCCCGCCTGTTCATCACCAGCGTCGATGGCCGGCCGGCCGCCGCCATCCTGGCCTACGACACCCCCACCACCCGTTATTACGCACATGCCGCCGCCCACTATGAGTTCCATGTGCAGAACGTGGCAACCGTCGGTATCATCTTTGCCATGCTGGAAGCCAAGCGCGAGGGCAAGACCACCTTCGACCTGTACGGCGTCGCCCCGCCCGACGCTCCGGCCGACCATCCCTGGCAGGGTTTTTCGCGTTTCAAGCGGACCTTCGGAGGCGCCGGCGTCGATTATCTTGGCGCCTGGGAGATACCCGTCAAGCCGTACTGGCACCGGGCATACCGGCTGGCTGGCAAGGCAGTCGCCGCCAAGCAGGCGCTACGCAGAAAACTGCGCCGTTCGTAACCGGCGCGCATTTGTTTCACATGAAAACCGGGCTTCTTTTGCCCGGTTTTTCGTCTTACTTTTCGAGTAGCTCCCGTACGACATCCGCATCGTTCCACGGCACCTTCTCGCCGTTGATGATACGGAACTGTTCGTGCCCCATGCCGGTAATAACCACCATGTCGCCACGGCGGGCAGTAGCCAGGGCGGCAGCGATAGCTTCGCGCCGGTCTGGAATTTCCTGCGTGCGCTCCTCTGCCCCGGCCTTGCTGATGCCCTCCATGACCATAGTGCGGATAGTGGCGGCATCTTCCGTGTAGTTTTCTTCGTCCGTCAGGTACAACCTGTCGGCGTATTCGGCGGCGATGCCACCCATGATGGCGCGCTTCGTCTTGTCTCGGTCGCCAGTGGCGCCGAAGACCAGATGGATCTTTTTCTTATTCAGCTGGCGGAGAGAACCGAGGAGCTGGGTGAAAGCATCCGGGGTGTGCGCATAATCGATGATGACCTCGAACGGCTGGCCGGCCTCCACCTTCTGCTGGCGGCCCGGTACGCCTTCGATGGCCTCAATGCCCGCTTCGATGTCTTTGGTTTTCACGTGAAGGACATAGGCGGCGCTGGCGGCAGCAAGGGCATTATAGACATTAAACTTGCCCGGCATATGCAACACCAGATCCAATTTGTTCGTGTGGTCAATCTCGACACTGGCGCGACTCCCCTGCCGGTGCATGCGGGCACCGACCAGGCGGGCGTCGGCATCGGGGTGCGTGCCATAGGTGATCGTCTGTTCGCCCGGCGGGAACTGGTCGTAATAATCAAACCATTCATCGTCGTGGTTCAGGACAATGAAGCGGGGCTTGCGCTTAAAGAGCTTGGCTTTGGCGGCGGCGTACTTCTCCATTGAGCCGTGATAATCCAGGTGATCCTGCGTCAGGTTCGTCATGATGGCCACCTCACAGGGGATGCCCCAGACGCGGTATTGCATCAGGGCGTGGCTGGTAACTTCCAGAATCAGTACGTCGATGCCGTGCTTCTTCATCTCGGCCAGTTTCTGCTGCAACAGCATCGGGTGGATGGCTGTGGCGTTCTGGTCGTTGATAAACTGCTTGCCGTTGATTTCAAAGAAGGCGGTGCTGATGACGCCGACCTTCAGCCCGGCCGCGCGCAGAATGCTGGCCAGCATGGCGGCCGTGGTCGTCTTGCCGTTGGTGCCGGTGATCATGACCACCTTCATGCCCTTGGAGGGCTGACCATAGCGAACATTAGCCGCGACCGCCACTCCCAGATGATACAGATTGCCCACCCGCTGCTTAGCGCTGCCCGGCAGGACTTTCTTGGCAACGCGTTTAGCTTTTTCCATATAGCTATTCTACTACACGGCTGGCGGCGCCATAGCGCTGATGTTTAATTGACTATTCATGTGACATATGATATAAAAATCCGGCTAGTCCCTCCGACAAGAAGGATGTGTGTGATGAACATGCAGTATACGGGCAGCCTGGCGCTCCGGACGGCCGGGGTGCTCGTTTCGGTACTGGGCATGGTGCTGGCACTGGCCGCCGGCGCCTCGGCCGCCGAACTCGGTACTACGCATAATGGGATCGCCGGCGCCGCCTTCATGGTCCGCGCCAATGCTCCCGCCTGCCATGGTGCCGGGTGCGACGGGCTGAGCCCCGAGGCGACCGGCTGCGGCCGTGACGCCGTCACCCTGCGGGCCGGACACGCCAGGATATTCCGGGCAGGTGGCACCGGCCTGTCCATGGGTACCGTCGTCGGGGCCGTTGAGCTGCGCAGCTCGGCTGCGTGCGGGACGTACTGGGCCCGCTTCAGGATCAATGGCGTCGCACCCTGCAAGGGCGTCGACGTGCGCCTGATCGCCTACCCTAGCGGCGCCCAGCCCCGTCGAGAACAGGTATTGCGTCTGACCGGCCATCAGGTCGGGCATGGCACCGGTGGCTGGCGCTACACCGCCATGCTTCACAGTCCCGGCAGCGTGGTCAATGCGCATGCCGATGGCGTGGATGATGTGGTTGAGGGCGTTACTGAAGTGGTAGGTATCTAGACGACAGGGGGTATTGACTTTTCGATAACAAAATGATATAAACGTTTAGTCAACCCCACCCCTCAATGTGATGAGGATGATATGATCGCCACGATCACCGCCCTGGTGCGCGCCTGCCGCGGACCGCTGCTCACCCTGGTCCTCGCGCTGGGTATGAGCCTGCTGGGAGGCATGCCAGCCTCCGCCAGCACCGACGGCAACGTGCCGCAGACCGAGAAGGCCAGCTTCCCGCTGGCCCAGAACCACCAGGTGGTGGCCAGCTCGGTCTCGGTCAACGACGCCGGCTGCAGCGGTCACGACTGCACCGGGCTCGATCCCGAGAAGACCGGCTGCGCCAGTGATGCCGTCACGCAGGCCTCCGGGCCGGTGCGGACGGTGAACCCCCAGCCCGGCGGGCCGGCCGTCGTCGTCGGCACCGTCGAGCTGCGCCACTCGCCCGGCTGCGACGCCTCCTGGGCCCGTCTCCGACTGGACGGCGGGGCGCCCAAGTGGGCCATCCACCTGCGCATTCACGCCTACTCGCCCAACAGCACGTGGGCGACCGAGAAGGAGCTGGTGATCGCCGCGGCGGACGTCGCCCGGGGCGGCAACTGGTACACCGTGATGCTGCACACGGACGGCGCGACCGTCTACGGCCACGCCGACGGCCGGGCCAACCGGATCGGCGGCACCACCAGCAGCGGCTGAGCCGCGGGCCGTGCGCCCGCCATGCCGCCCGGGACGCGCGCCACCGCACCGAGCGGGCCCCGCGCCCGCAGCACCAAGCGGATCTCCGTATCCACAGCACTACACCCCGGCGACGGCCAGTCGCCGGGGTTTTCCTATGTACCATGCTTTTCAGGGGTGATACAATCAGCTGAAAGAGTTGAGGTGGCAGTGCAGACCGCGCTTTATCGCGCCGATGTCCGCGCGTCCCAGGAGATTATTCACGTGAAAATACTAGGAATCGAAACCAGCTGCGACGAAACATCCGCCGCCATCGTCGAGGATGGCCGCCGGCTGCTGTGCAATGTCGTCAATACGCAGATTGATATTCATAAGGTGTATGGCGGCGTTGTGCCAGAGATTGCTGCCCGCTCGCATTTGGAAGTGATGATCCCGGTGGTCGAAGAGGCCTTTTCACGTGCAAACTGCAGCTGGGACGACATCGATGCCATCGCCATCACCTATGCGCCCGGCCTGATCGGCAGCCTGTTGGTAGGCACCCTGACCGCGCGCCTGCTGGCCATCACCAAGCAAAAGCCGCTCTTCCCCATCCATCATGTGGAGGCGCATGTCTATGCCAATTACCTGGTGGAGACCAGTGGCGAATCAGTGGCGGATTACAAGCTGCCCGCAGAACAGCCCCGCTTCCCCATGCTGGCGCTCATCGTCAGCGGCGGCCACTCCCAGCTGGCCCTCTTCCGCGACCACGGCGACTACACCCTGCTGGGTCAGACCCAGGACGACGCCGTCGGCGAAGCCTTTGACAAAGTTGCCAAGATCATCGGGCTCCCCTACCCCGGCGGCCCTTCCATTGCCAAAGCGGCAACGCTTGGCGACCCGTACGCTTTCAAGCTTCCCAAGGCCAAGCTGCAAGGCGCATACGATTTTAGCTTCTCAGGCCTCAAGACAGCCGTTCTCAGGGCGATTCAGGCGCATGTGGGCGTCGGGTACGATTTTCCCTCCTTCCAGCTCGCAGAGCGCTTAGATGAGGCCACACGCCACAATATGGCCGCCAGCTTCCAACGGATTGCCGTGGAGACGCTGGTTGATAAGGCGTTCAAAGCTTACCAGGACTACTCGCCCGCCTCAGTGGTGATTGCCGGTGGCGTAGCCGCCAACCAGGAGTTGCGGCGGCAGTTGGCCGAACGCCTACCCATCCCTATCGAGTATCCCGATATCCGGCTCTGCACCGATAATGCCGCCATGATTGCTACGCTGGGATATTACCGGGCGCAGCGGCAACAGCCGGTAGATCCGTTGGTGCTGGAGGTGGCGCCAAGCCTCTCAATGTAGTTCGCTGATGGCGCGGTCCCACCCGCGTGCTTCATGTGAAAACAGATTGTTCTTGTGTCCGGTCTTCATGTGAAACATGCAAGTTTTCACACTTTATCTTCATGTGAAAAGTGCCCTGCCCTGTATTGTTTTCACAGCTTTGCATCGCGCCGTTTTCGCGGCGAGTCCGGCAGGAGCGCTTTACCCTAGCCCTCCCCTGTCGCCTACGGTATACTGGATGTATCGCAACGCCGGCATTAGCCGGCTGTGTGGAGCGAGGTGTCTGACGGTTACCCATCTCTCTGGTGTCCGGCGTGCGTCCGGCCTCTGTTCTGCCGTCAGTCCCCTGTCATACTTTTCACGTGAAAAGTCGCCGCTCCCCTAAGCAAACCTAAGCCAGGGAAGACCAGTCATGAAATTACCAAGCGCCTACGAGCCACAGCAGTACGAAGAAACCATTTACGCCTTATGGGAGACCTCGGGCGCATTCCGGCCGCAACCGTCGCGGACAGGGGAGCACTACAGCATCGTCATGCCGCCGCCCAACGCCAACGGCAACCTGCACATCGGCCACGCCTTGACCACCGGCCTGCAGGACGTTGCTATCCGTTACCACCGCATGAAAGGGGACTCGACCGTCTACATCCCTGGCGCCGACCATGCCGGCTTTGAGACCTGGGTGGTCTTTGAGAAGCAGCTGGAGAAAGAAGGGAAGAGCCGCTTCGACTTTTCACGGGAAGAAATTTACTCGCAGGTTTGGGATTTCGTCGAGAAAAACAGGGGTAACATGGAAGTTCAGCTGCGCGAACTCGGTGCCAGCTGCGACTGGGACCACCTGGTTTTCACGCTCGATTCTCCGGTCATCAAGACCGCCTACGCCACCTTCCGCAAGCTCTGGGAGGATGATCTGATCTACCGTGGCAAGCGTATCGTCAACTACTGCACCAAGCACAAGACCAGCTTTGCCGACATCGAGGTGGAACACCGCGAAGAGAAGGGAAGCCTGTGGCACATCCGTTACGCCCTGACTGACGGCGACGAAGTGGTCGTCGCTACTACCCGGCCCGAAACACTGCTGGGCGACACCGCCATCGCCGTCCATCCGGATGACCCCCGTTTCAAGCACCTGGTAGGGAAGACGGCCATCGTGCCGATCGTCCACCGCGAGATTCCGATTGTCGGCGACGACGCCATCGATATCGAGATGGGCACCGGCGCCGTCAAAGTGACCCCTGCCCATGACCCGACTGACTTTGAAATAGGGGGGCGGCACCAGCTCGACACCATCGAAATCATCGATGCCAACGGCCTGCTCAACGAGCACGCCCCGATGCCGTACCGCGGCATGACGGTACTGGCAGCCCGTGCCAAAGTAGTGGAAACCTTGGAAGCTTCACGTGAAATCGTGAAAGAGGACGCCTATATACACAGCGTGGGCGTCTGCTATAAGTGCGGCACGGTCATCGAGCCGCTGCTGCGCGAGCAGTGGTTCATCCGCATGCAACCGCTGGCCGAACGGGCCATCAAAGCGCTGAAGGCCAAAAAAATAAAGTTTTATCCGCAGAGCAAGGCCGAGGAGCTCATCCACTACCTTGGCCAGCTGCGCGACTGGAACCTGAGCCGCCAGATTCCGTGGGGCATTCCGATCCCGGCTTTCCAAAACGAGACTGACGACAGCGACTGGGTGTTTGACGAGCGGGTGGACCAGCCGGTCATCACGGTTAATGGCATCAGCTACCGCCGGGATGAAGACACCTTTGACACCTGGTTCAGTTCGGGGCAATGGCCATACATTGTCACGCGTGACGCTCACAACGGCGAGCTGCACGACTTTTTCCCGACCAGCCTGATGGAGACGGGGGTGGACCTGCTGCGCCAGTGGGTCGGCCGCATGATCATGCTGAGCCTTTACGCCACGGACGAAGTACCATTCCGTGAAGTCTACATGCACGGCATGGTCCTGGACGAGCAAGGCAAGAAGATGAGCAAGAGTAAGGGCAACGTCATCAACCCGCAGGACATCATCCGGGAGTATGGCTCGGACGCGCTGCGCTTTGGCCTGCTCAGCGCCCGGAGCGCGGGACAGCACCAGGCATTCGGTATCAGCAAAGTGACCGCGGCCCGCAACTTCTGCAACAAGCTTTGGAATATTGCCCGCTATGTCGAGAGCAAGACAGGGGAGCCGTACCAGCCGCTGGCCAACGGCGCGCCGGTGCCAGGTTCGAGTGCCGATCACTGGATTATCCGCCAGCTCAACCACGCCGGCAAGACCCTGGGCAAGCTGCTTGACCGCCACCAATACGCCGAGGCAGGGGAGTTTATCTACCATCTCATTTGGAATGACGTAGCCGATTGGTACATCGAGGCCAGCAAACAGCAGGACAACGTGGACATGCTGGCCTGGGTGCTGGAAACCTCTTTGAAACTGGCGCACCCGTTCCTGCCGTTTGCCACGGAGACGGTCTGGCAGAAGCTGGGCTGGCACAAGAGTCTGCTAATCAACGAACCCTGGCCGACACCGGAGCCTTTTGATGAGGCTGCCGCCAAGTCATTCGAGCAGGTCCAGAGCCTGGTCAGTGAGATCCGC from Candidatus Saccharibacteria bacterium includes the following:
- a CDS encoding peptidoglycan bridge formation glycyltransferase FemA/FemB family protein produces the protein MNPHFLQTSAWKHFQEALGRTTFEASGDGWHYMAVLEPGRFSRLYCPYGPTADSAASFKAALASLKVLAKKQGVHFIRIEPMAPLSPAALRRFGAVRARHSIQPQHTWCVDLTINEEDLLKNMNGNTRRFWQRGKEKYDISFRSSDDPADIEIFLDCIREVADRTGMRPHDDDYFRLQARTLLPLGAARLFITSVDGRPAAAILAYDTPTTRYYAHAAAHYEFHVQNVATVGIIFAMLEAKREGKTTFDLYGVAPPDAPADHPWQGFSRFKRTFGGAGVDYLGAWEIPVKPYWHRAYRLAGKAVAAKQALRRKLRRS
- the manB gene encoding phosphomannomutase/phosphoglucomutase (converts mannose-6-phosphate to mannose-1-phosphate; the resulting product is then converted to GDP-mannose by ManC which is then used in the synthesis of mannose-containing glycoconjugates that are important for mediating entry into host cells), producing the protein MNEAIFKAYDVRGKVGSELNADSCERIGKAFADWLPTEGVVAVGYDMRPDSRQLAEAVSEGLRLQGREVWSIGQVASDMLYFTVGHFNLAGGAMITASHNPGEYNGIKFCREQARGVGIETGLAEIRDLAIANDFAPSLDKASLTEKDVMEDWVKHALGFVNVADWPAYKIAVDAGNGMAGAVMPHLVKHLPEHLSVEAMYWELDGTFPNHLANPLDERTLVDLQAKIRADGLDFGIAFDGDGDRAVLIDETGAPISGTVMTAILAKYFLVKNPGASILYNAICGRIVGETIAQGGGQGHRTKVGHSYIKAEMRKHDAVFAGEHSGHYYFRDNFSADSGLIAALVAVQVLTESGKKLSELVSEFQTYVSINETNFEVTDKEGTIARLKGQFNDGEQDDLDGLTVNYADSWFNVRASNTEPLLRLNAEAKDEATLQELVERVKAIITA
- a CDS encoding DUF2690 domain-containing protein — its product is MIATITALVRACRGPLLTLVLALGMSLLGGMPASASTDGNVPQTEKASFPLAQNHQVVASSVSVNDAGCSGHDCTGLDPEKTGCASDAVTQASGPVRTVNPQPGGPAVVVGTVELRHSPGCDASWARLRLDGGAPKWAIHLRIHAYSPNSTWATEKELVIAAADVARGGNWYTVMLHTDGATVYGHADGRANRIGGTTSSG
- a CDS encoding UDP-N-acetylmuramoyl-L-alanyl-D-glutamate--2,6-diaminopimelate ligase, translated to MEKAKRVAKKVLPGSAKQRVGNLYHLGVAVAANVRYGQPSKGMKVVMITGTNGKTTTAAMLASILRAAGLKVGVISTAFFEINGKQFINDQNATAIHPMLLQQKLAEMKKHGIDVLILEVTSHALMQYRVWGIPCEVAIMTNLTQDHLDYHGSMEKYAAAKAKLFKRKPRFIVLNHDDEWFDYYDQFPPGEQTITYGTHPDADARLVGARMHRQGSRASVEIDHTNKLDLVLHMPGKFNVYNALAAASAAYVLHVKTKDIEAGIEAIEGVPGRQQKVEAGQPFEVIIDYAHTPDAFTQLLGSLRQLNKKKIHLVFGATGDRDKTKRAIMGGIAAEYADRLYLTDEENYTEDAATIRTMVMEGISKAGAEERTQEIPDRREAIAAALATARRGDMVVITGMGHEQFRIINGEKVPWNDADVVRELLEK
- a CDS encoding DUF2690 domain-containing protein, which encodes MNMQYTGSLALRTAGVLVSVLGMVLALAAGASAAELGTTHNGIAGAAFMVRANAPACHGAGCDGLSPEATGCGRDAVTLRAGHARIFRAGGTGLSMGTVVGAVELRSSAACGTYWARFRINGVAPCKGVDVRLIAYPSGAQPRREQVLRLTGHQVGHGTGGWRYTAMLHSPGSVVNAHADGVDDVVEGVTEVVGI
- the groL gene encoding chaperonin GroEL (60 kDa chaperone family; promotes refolding of misfolded polypeptides especially under stressful conditions; forms two stacked rings of heptamers to form a barrel-shaped 14mer; ends can be capped by GroES; misfolded proteins enter the barrel where they are refolded when GroES binds) — protein: MAKKVFYDDEARRRVLGGAKALYDAVKVTMGPRGRNVVISKSYGNPTVTHDGVTVAKGVDLPEDDDETLGYKVGAELIKQAANKMNDVAGDGTTTVTVLTYNILNEANRLIAAGHNPMELRKGVEAAGAEVLSALEKLAEDIGSKKGRVAEVATISAGDAEIGELIADVIAKVGKEGVVTVEEGQSLKMEAEVVEGFTMDRGFISAYMVTDSNRMEAVYDKPAIVITDKKVASIQDFLPILEKLAQAGKKDLVLIAEDVEGEALGTLVLNRLKGVFNTVAIKAPAFGDRRKEVLQDLAVLTGATVITDDQGITFENADLGVVGTARKVIVRKDETTIIEGAGKSKDLDARVTQIKAQAANATSEYDKEQLEKRAAALGGKVAVIKVGGATETEIEEKKFRVDDAVAATKAALAEGIVAGGGVTLVNLAGKLKTDNTSSYEAGRGLVKSALQAPFIQLMDNAGKNSAALLAKLLESKDGMGFNVNDAEDKLVDMKAKGVVDPVRVTKEAVQNAVSIAATAMTMGALVVEIPEKEAPAAGGMPGGMGMM
- a CDS encoding co-chaperone GroES; the encoded protein is MSVPLKPLADRVVAVKEEVKSKTAAGLLLPDSAKEKSTLAVVQAVGPDVKEIKVGDKIVFKEYSVTELKVNGTEYLIVKEEDVLATA